A single genomic interval of Cupriavidus sp. MP-37 harbors:
- a CDS encoding LutB/LldF family L-lactate oxidation iron-sulfur protein, whose amino-acid sequence MQVHSMEFKARAGQKLADQRLQQNLKKLSTKFVTARADAIRDIDFDATREALKERRNRALENLDVWLATFEENATQRGATVLFAETTADAARLVAEIAQKHGVKKVIKSKSMVTEEMRLNQVLGEMGVQSIETDLGEYILQINDSEPPSHIIAPVVHKDKDEIADLFARVHHKPRLTEIPEMTREAREVLRPEFLSADMGVTGGNFIIAETGSVAVVTNEGNEGMCTVMPRVHVAVTGIEKVLPTLEDLATVMRLLPRSATGQAISNYFSLLTGPRAEGERDGPEHMYFVLVDGGRSGLIGGEFQEMLRCIRCGACMNHCPVYQKIGGHAYGWVYPGPMGSVLTPSYVGLANAVDLPQAATMCGECNRVCPASIPLSDLLRKLREKQMERGLRPWQERFALKAWGYVAKRPELYALTARIGAWLLGRMGGGNRLIASLPLAGKGWTETRDMPAPSGRTFRELYKERRARS is encoded by the coding sequence ATGCAAGTCCACAGCATGGAATTCAAGGCGCGCGCCGGGCAGAAGCTGGCCGACCAGCGCCTGCAGCAGAACCTGAAAAAGCTTTCGACCAAGTTTGTCACGGCGCGCGCCGACGCGATCCGCGATATCGATTTCGACGCCACCCGCGAAGCCCTGAAGGAGCGCCGCAACCGCGCGCTGGAAAACCTCGACGTCTGGCTCGCCACGTTCGAAGAGAACGCCACCCAGCGCGGCGCCACCGTGCTGTTTGCCGAAACCACCGCCGACGCCGCGCGGCTGGTGGCCGAGATCGCGCAGAAGCACGGCGTGAAGAAGGTCATCAAGAGCAAGTCGATGGTGACCGAGGAAATGCGCCTGAACCAGGTGCTCGGCGAAATGGGCGTGCAGAGCATCGAGACCGACCTGGGCGAATACATCCTGCAGATCAACGACTCGGAGCCGCCGTCGCACATCATTGCGCCGGTGGTGCACAAGGACAAGGACGAGATCGCCGACCTGTTCGCCAGGGTCCACCACAAGCCGCGGCTGACCGAGATCCCGGAGATGACGCGCGAGGCGCGCGAAGTGCTGCGCCCGGAATTCCTCAGCGCCGACATGGGCGTCACCGGCGGCAACTTCATCATCGCCGAGACCGGCTCGGTGGCGGTGGTCACCAACGAGGGCAATGAAGGCATGTGCACGGTGATGCCGCGCGTGCATGTGGCGGTGACCGGCATCGAGAAGGTGCTGCCGACGCTGGAAGACCTGGCCACGGTGATGCGCCTGCTGCCGCGCTCGGCCACCGGCCAGGCGATCTCCAACTACTTTTCGCTGCTGACCGGCCCGCGCGCCGAGGGCGAGCGCGATGGCCCCGAGCACATGTATTTCGTGCTGGTCGATGGCGGCCGCAGCGGACTGATCGGCGGCGAGTTCCAGGAGATGCTGCGCTGCATCCGCTGCGGCGCGTGCATGAACCACTGCCCGGTCTACCAGAAGATCGGCGGCCATGCCTATGGCTGGGTCTATCCCGGGCCGATGGGCAGCGTGCTGACGCCCAGCTACGTCGGCCTGGCCAATGCGGTCGACCTGCCGCAGGCGGCGACCATGTGCGGCGAGTGCAATCGGGTCTGCCCGGCGTCGATCCCGTTGTCGGACCTGCTGCGCAAGCTGCGCGAGAAGCAGATGGAACGCGGTCTGCGGCCGTGGCAGGAGCGCTTTGCGCTGAAGGCCTGGGGCTACGTGGCCAAGCGGCCCGAACTCTATGCGCTGACCGCCCGCATCGGGGCCTGGCTGCTAGGCCGCATGGGCGGTGGCAACCGGCTCATCGCCAGCCTGCCGCTGGCCGGCAAGGGCTGGACCGAAACCCGCGACATGCCGGCGCCGTCGGGCCGCACGTTCCGCGAACTCTACAAGGAAAGGAGGGCGCGTTCATGA
- a CDS encoding tripartite tricarboxylate transporter substrate binding protein, with product MHGLFACAAACATWFGAGYAQAQPPAYPAKPVRLIVPFAAGGPADVLARAVGEGIARATGQSVLVENKAGAAGTIGVDMVAKAAPDGYTLALVPVGNIAVNPTLMPNLPYKPSDLAPVAMLATAENVLVVNAATPARSLAELLRLAAQKPGELSFASPGAGSQAHLAGELLQLDANVRLNHVPYKGVSPALTDVVGGQVTMMFAQLSSALPYIKAGKLRALGVASARRSTALPEVPTIAEQGFPKFEAVSWYALMAPAGTPPEIVRKLSQHADAVLADAALKEKLATLGMEAAGGTPQQLAAAIQKESVRWAGVIRQRRITID from the coding sequence ATGCATGGCCTGTTCGCCTGCGCGGCGGCCTGCGCGACATGGTTCGGTGCGGGGTACGCCCAGGCCCAGCCGCCAGCGTATCCCGCCAAGCCGGTACGCCTGATCGTGCCCTTTGCCGCGGGTGGCCCGGCCGACGTGCTGGCGCGCGCGGTCGGGGAGGGCATCGCCAGGGCTACCGGCCAGAGCGTGCTGGTCGAGAACAAGGCCGGCGCCGCCGGCACCATCGGCGTCGACATGGTGGCCAAGGCAGCGCCGGACGGCTACACCCTCGCGCTGGTGCCGGTCGGCAATATCGCGGTGAATCCGACGCTGATGCCCAACCTGCCCTACAAGCCGTCCGACCTGGCTCCGGTGGCGATGCTGGCCACCGCTGAAAACGTGCTGGTGGTCAACGCGGCCACGCCGGCGAGGTCGCTTGCAGAACTGCTCAGGCTGGCCGCGCAGAAGCCGGGCGAGCTGAGCTTCGCCTCGCCCGGCGCCGGCAGCCAGGCGCATCTGGCCGGCGAGCTGCTGCAGCTCGACGCCAACGTCAGGCTGAACCATGTGCCGTACAAGGGCGTGAGCCCGGCGCTGACCGATGTGGTCGGCGGCCAGGTGACGATGATGTTCGCGCAGCTGTCGTCGGCGCTGCCCTATATCAAGGCTGGCAAGCTGCGCGCCCTCGGCGTGGCCAGCGCCAGGCGCTCGACGGCGCTGCCCGAGGTGCCGACGATCGCCGAGCAGGGCTTCCCGAAGTTCGAGGCGGTGTCGTGGTATGCGTTGATGGCGCCGGCAGGTACGCCGCCCGAGATCGTGCGCAAGCTGAGCCAGCATGCCGACGCGGTGCTGGCCGATGCCGCGCTGAAGGAGAAGCTGGCGACGCTGGGGATGGAGGCGGCGGGCGGCACGCCGCAGCAGCTGGCGGCGGCGATCCAGAAGGAGAGTGTGCGGTGGGCGGGGGTGATCAGGCAGCGGCGTATTACGATCGACTAG
- a CDS encoding LysR substrate-binding domain-containing protein, giving the protein MKMNLRQIEVFRAVMLTGSISGASKLLYVSQPAISRLMSHTEQRLGLELFRRTKGRLYPTPEARRLLGEVNAVYEGIERVNEIAEDLAANRTGSLRITCSPNLGQTVLPRAIARFRAAHPAVRVVVRTQIPGNMLRALLSGQVDLAVSNMPLTHPNLEARLLVKNEIVALVPVGHRLAARKWVRPADLVGEDLIGYGPEVPFALLVHEMFGNDGDQPDMRVQVEQAHVARALAQAGAGIALVDAMTVFGANWPNIVAVPIRTRVNASVQIFHVQTEPLSRLSLEFVETLTGMMKR; this is encoded by the coding sequence ATGAAAATGAACCTGCGCCAGATCGAGGTGTTCCGCGCGGTGATGCTGACCGGTTCGATCAGCGGTGCGTCGAAGCTGCTCTATGTGTCACAGCCGGCGATCAGCCGGCTGATGTCGCACACCGAACAGCGGCTCGGGCTGGAACTGTTCCGCCGCACCAAAGGCCGGCTCTATCCCACGCCGGAGGCGCGGCGCCTGCTGGGCGAAGTCAATGCGGTCTATGAAGGGATCGAGCGCGTCAACGAGATCGCCGAGGATCTCGCCGCCAACCGCACCGGCAGCCTGCGCATCACCTGCAGCCCCAACCTGGGCCAGACCGTGCTGCCGCGCGCGATCGCCCGCTTCCGCGCCGCGCATCCGGCGGTGCGCGTGGTGGTGCGCACGCAGATCCCCGGCAACATGCTGCGCGCGCTGCTATCGGGACAGGTAGACCTGGCGGTGTCGAACATGCCGCTGACGCACCCCAATCTGGAGGCGCGCCTGCTGGTGAAGAACGAGATCGTGGCGCTGGTGCCGGTGGGACATCGGCTCGCCGCGCGCAAATGGGTGCGTCCCGCCGATCTGGTCGGCGAGGATCTGATCGGCTATGGGCCCGAGGTGCCGTTCGCGCTGCTGGTGCACGAGATGTTCGGCAACGATGGCGACCAGCCCGACATGCGGGTGCAGGTGGAGCAGGCCCATGTGGCGCGCGCGCTGGCGCAGGCCGGCGCCGGCATCGCGCTGGTCGATGCCATGACGGTGTTCGGCGCGAACTGGCCCAATATCGTTGCCGTGCCGATCCGCACCCGGGTCAATGCCTCGGTGCAGATCTTCCATGTGCAGACCGAGCCGCTGTCGCGGCTGTCGCTGGAATTCGTCGAGACGCTGACGGGAATGATGAAGCGATAA
- a CDS encoding ornithine cyclodeaminase family protein has translation MADILLTYLNGRDIARLEMTDAEIIAAVEQALVAQGNGQTVIEPRVHLMPDPAFNGHFNVLRGYVAPLGLAGVKVVGDFVDNYKLGLPSEMAMLNLFDPRTGIPVAVIDATFITDARTGALTAIGAKHLARRDSKVLGHIGARGTSYWNVCLLDSLYDFDEIRVHSRRPESRNAFAARLERDLGKKIVVTEDWESCVRGADIVVEASRLERPTPMLKTEWIQPGAFVVPYGTMSAVELSLTDIMTRLVVDDWGQCKGGMFGSLRAHVEAGKLSEQTLYGELGEIVAGRKPGRQSDDETNLFWHRGLSLSDIALGHALLEKARERGLGQKLVYA, from the coding sequence ATGGCTGACATTCTTCTCACCTACCTCAACGGCCGGGATATTGCACGGCTGGAAATGACCGATGCCGAAATCATCGCCGCGGTGGAACAGGCGCTGGTCGCGCAGGGCAACGGCCAGACCGTGATCGAGCCGCGCGTGCACCTGATGCCGGACCCGGCCTTCAACGGCCACTTCAACGTGCTGCGCGGCTACGTCGCGCCATTGGGGCTGGCCGGCGTCAAGGTCGTGGGCGATTTCGTCGACAACTACAAGCTCGGCCTGCCGTCGGAGATGGCCATGCTGAACCTGTTCGATCCGCGCACCGGCATTCCCGTCGCGGTGATCGATGCCACCTTCATCACCGACGCCCGCACCGGCGCGCTGACCGCGATCGGCGCGAAGCACCTGGCACGCCGCGACAGCAAGGTGCTGGGCCATATCGGTGCGCGCGGCACTTCGTACTGGAACGTGTGCCTGCTCGACAGCCTCTATGACTTCGACGAGATCCGCGTGCATTCGCGCCGCCCGGAAAGCCGCAATGCCTTTGCCGCGCGGCTGGAGCGCGACCTCGGCAAGAAGATCGTGGTGACCGAGGACTGGGAATCGTGCGTGCGCGGCGCCGATATCGTGGTCGAGGCGTCGCGGCTGGAACGTCCGACGCCGATGCTCAAGACCGAATGGATCCAGCCCGGTGCGTTCGTCGTGCCCTACGGCACCATGAGCGCGGTCGAGCTGTCGCTGACCGACATCATGACGCGGCTGGTGGTGGACGACTGGGGCCAGTGCAAGGGCGGCATGTTCGGCTCGCTGCGCGCGCATGTCGAAGCGGGCAAGCTGTCGGAACAGACGCTCTACGGCGAACTCGGCGAGATCGTCGCCGGCCGCAAGCCGGGCCGCCAGAGCGACGACGAAACCAACCTGTTCTGGCACCGCGGCCTGTCGCTGAGCGATATCGCGCTGGGCCACGCCCTGCTGGAGAAGGCCCGCGAGCGCGGCCTGGGCCAGAAGCTGGTGTACGCATGA
- a CDS encoding (Fe-S)-binding protein, whose protein sequence is MRVGLFHTCLVDLMRPEIGFSVLKLLEAAGYEVMVPEAQTCCGQPAYNSGERAVSRDLAEKFLREFEMFDYIVVPSGSCGGMIRHHYADLLRDDPELNGRYERLRERVFELTDFLANVARVETLPSTFSGQITYHDSCSGLRELGVKQQPRALLSRLPGVELTEMKDCEACCGFGGTFSVKYGNISTAIVDEKCANIQATGAEAVVLGDLGCILNIEGRLRRTGDSRTRVLHIAQVLAGDA, encoded by the coding sequence TCTGGAAGCCGCCGGCTACGAGGTCATGGTGCCCGAGGCGCAGACCTGCTGCGGCCAGCCGGCCTACAACTCGGGGGAGCGCGCCGTGTCGCGCGACCTGGCCGAGAAATTCCTGCGCGAGTTCGAGATGTTCGACTACATCGTGGTGCCGTCGGGCAGTTGCGGCGGCATGATCCGGCACCACTACGCCGACCTGCTGCGCGACGATCCGGAGCTGAACGGCCGCTACGAGCGCCTGCGCGAACGCGTGTTCGAGCTGACCGATTTCCTCGCCAACGTGGCCCGGGTCGAGACCCTGCCGTCAACGTTCTCGGGGCAGATCACCTACCACGATTCCTGTTCCGGCCTGCGCGAACTCGGGGTCAAGCAGCAGCCGCGCGCCTTGCTGTCGCGCCTGCCCGGCGTGGAGCTGACCGAGATGAAGGACTGCGAGGCCTGCTGCGGTTTCGGCGGCACCTTCTCGGTCAAGTACGGCAATATCTCCACCGCCATCGTCGACGAGAAATGCGCCAACATCCAGGCCACCGGCGCCGAGGCCGTGGTGCTGGGCGACCTGGGCTGCATCCTCAATATCGAAGGCCGCCTGCGCCGCACCGGCGACAGTCGCACCCGCGTGCTGCATATCGCGCAGGTGCTGGCAGGCGACGCCTGA
- a CDS encoding ABC transporter permease, protein MSLFSLLGALEIGLIFSLVALGVLISFRILNFPDLTVDGSFPLGGAVAATLIAAGQDPFLATMVAIAAGALAGWITGWLNVRLKIMDLLASILMMIALYSVNLRIMGRPNVPLITEPTLFTVLQPEWLPDYVLRPLVLFVVVVVAKVGLDWFFSSQLGLAMRATGANPRMARAQGIPTGRATLAGMALSNALVALAGALFAQTQGGSDISMGIGTIVIGLAAVIIGETILPARRLIWTTLAVVLGAILYRFFIALALNSDFIGLKAQDLNLVTAALVTIALVLPATRKKLFARKNGGA, encoded by the coding sequence ATGTCCCTCTTTTCCCTTCTGGGCGCCCTGGAGATCGGCCTGATCTTCAGCCTGGTGGCGCTCGGGGTGCTGATTTCCTTCCGCATCCTCAATTTCCCCGACCTGACCGTCGACGGCAGCTTCCCGCTGGGCGGCGCCGTGGCAGCGACGCTGATCGCCGCGGGCCAGGACCCGTTTCTGGCAACCATGGTCGCGATTGCCGCCGGCGCGCTGGCCGGCTGGATCACCGGCTGGCTCAACGTGCGCCTCAAGATCATGGACCTGCTCGCCAGTATCCTGATGATGATCGCGCTGTACTCGGTCAACCTGCGCATCATGGGCCGCCCCAACGTGCCGCTGATCACCGAACCCACGCTGTTCACCGTGCTGCAGCCGGAATGGCTGCCCGACTATGTGCTGCGCCCGCTGGTGCTGTTCGTGGTGGTGGTGGTCGCCAAGGTCGGGCTGGACTGGTTCTTCAGCTCGCAGCTGGGCCTGGCGATGCGCGCCACCGGCGCCAACCCGCGCATGGCACGCGCGCAGGGTATCCCGACCGGCCGCGCCACGCTGGCCGGCATGGCGCTGTCGAATGCGCTGGTGGCACTGGCCGGCGCGCTGTTCGCGCAAACCCAGGGTGGCTCGGATATTTCGATGGGCATCGGCACCATCGTGATCGGGCTGGCGGCGGTGATCATCGGCGAGACCATCCTGCCGGCACGGCGGCTGATCTGGACCACGCTGGCCGTGGTGCTGGGCGCCATCCTGTATCGCTTCTTCATCGCGCTGGCGCTGAACAGCGACTTCATCGGCCTCAAGGCACAGGACCTGAACCTGGTCACCGCCGCGCTGGTGACGATCGCGCTGGTGCTGCCGGCGACGCGCAAGAAGCTGTTTGCCCGCAAGAACGGAGGTGCCTGA
- a CDS encoding phosphate/phosphite/phosphonate ABC transporter substrate-binding protein, translating into MIANARMYAVTPQAEAAWRALLARVSERAGVALPYVEHAAPAPVSALWARPDCGCVFMCGYPYASAQVTPQLLAAPVPSHPRYHRRPVYFTEFIVRADAPVQRLAQTFGGRLACMLPESNSGYNAPRHYLMRLAPTRTQALYRPAAMATPTPREVIDAVLAGDAEVGVVDSYVMDLLRIYDPALAARLKTLALTPPAPIPVLVASAGADPQQCARVRAALLGMHEDAAGSALLAALGLARFVAAQPADYACLPAMANEADRASFALTGPA; encoded by the coding sequence ATGATTGCCAATGCCCGCATGTACGCGGTAACGCCGCAGGCCGAAGCGGCCTGGCGCGCGCTGCTGGCGCGCGTCTCCGAGCGCGCCGGCGTGGCGTTGCCGTATGTCGAGCATGCCGCGCCCGCGCCGGTCAGCGCGCTGTGGGCGCGGCCGGACTGCGGCTGCGTGTTCATGTGCGGCTATCCGTATGCGAGCGCGCAGGTAACGCCACAGCTGCTGGCCGCGCCGGTTCCATCGCATCCGCGCTACCACCGCAGGCCGGTCTATTTCACCGAGTTCATCGTGCGCGCCGATGCGCCGGTGCAGCGGCTGGCGCAGACCTTCGGCGGGCGACTGGCATGCATGTTGCCTGAGTCGAACTCCGGCTATAACGCACCGCGCCACTACCTGATGCGGCTGGCGCCGACGCGTACGCAGGCGCTGTACCGGCCCGCTGCGATGGCCACCCCGACGCCGCGCGAGGTCATCGACGCCGTGCTTGCCGGCGATGCCGAGGTGGGCGTTGTCGACAGCTATGTGATGGACCTGCTGCGCATCTATGACCCCGCTCTTGCCGCGCGACTGAAGACGCTGGCGCTGACGCCGCCTGCGCCGATTCCGGTGCTGGTCGCATCGGCGGGTGCCGATCCGCAGCAGTGCGCTCGTGTGCGCGCGGCCTTGCTGGGCATGCACGAGGATGCCGCCGGCAGCGCGCTGCTGGCCGCGTTGGGGCTGGCGCGTTTCGTCGCGGCGCAGCCGGCCGACTATGCCTGCCTGCCGGCGATGGCGAACGAAGCGGATCGCGCCAGCTTTGCGCTGACCGGTCCCGCCTGA
- a CDS encoding ABC transporter ATP-binding protein: protein MLRAQDLKLTFNPGTPIETRALRGLSLEIPSGQFVAVIGSNGAGKSTFLNAISGDQMVDSGRITIDDTDVTRKPAWDRAHLVARVFQDPMAGTCEALTIEENMALAMARGSRRGFRPALNRAARELFREKLRLLNLGLENRLTDRIGLLSGGQRQAVSLLMASLQPSRILLLDEHTAALDPKTAAFVLELTARIVEESKLTTMMVTHSMRQALDYGQRTVMLHQGQVVLDVSGDKRKGLDVPDLLKMFEQTRHEQLDDDALLLG from the coding sequence ATGCTGCGCGCACAAGACCTGAAGCTCACCTTCAACCCCGGCACCCCGATCGAGACCCGCGCGCTGCGCGGCCTCAGCCTGGAAATCCCGAGCGGCCAGTTCGTCGCCGTAATCGGTTCCAACGGCGCCGGCAAGTCGACCTTCCTGAATGCCATCAGCGGCGACCAGATGGTCGACTCCGGACGCATCACCATCGATGACACCGACGTCACGCGCAAGCCCGCCTGGGACCGCGCGCACCTGGTGGCACGCGTGTTCCAGGACCCCATGGCGGGCACCTGCGAAGCGCTGACGATCGAGGAAAACATGGCGCTGGCGATGGCGCGCGGCAGCCGCCGCGGTTTCCGCCCGGCGCTGAACCGCGCCGCGCGCGAACTGTTCCGCGAGAAGCTGCGCCTGCTCAACCTGGGCCTGGAAAACCGCCTGACCGACCGCATCGGCCTGCTCTCCGGCGGCCAGCGCCAGGCCGTGAGCCTGCTGATGGCCTCGCTGCAGCCGTCGCGCATCCTGCTGCTGGACGAGCACACCGCCGCGCTGGACCCGAAGACCGCCGCGTTCGTGCTGGAACTGACCGCGCGCATCGTCGAGGAAAGCAAGCTGACGACGATGATGGTGACGCACAGCATGCGTCAGGCGCTCGACTATGGCCAGCGCACGGTGATGCTGCACCAGGGGCAGGTGGTGCTGGATGTCTCGGGCGACAAGCGCAAGGGGCTGGACGTGCCGGACCTGCTCAAGATGTTCGAGCAGACGCGGCATGAGCAGCTGGATGACGATGCGCTGTTGCTGGGGTGA